The nucleotide window GTAGTAGGGATATAGGCACATAAATAATTAGTTTAATGATTAAGGTCAAAGCAGAAGTGTCTACAAAATACTGAAGAagcaaaagagtaaatatttaaatgtctaGTGTGAGGGTGTTTGAAGGCAGACTCTCAGAGGAGATGGCCGCTAAattgaaaatatgaatgaatagaATGGATAGGAATGGTTCAAGCAGAAGAAACAACATATGCCAAAGCATAGAGCATAGAATAACATGGTATATTGATGAAACTTTATGAAGCTCaatattattaaaggaaaaactaTCAAAATAGGTGAAGATGAAAGAAGGGAGGTAGTCACGGACAAATCATACAGTGCATCAAGTAGCATACAAAGATCTAGAATTTATGATGAGGTCAGTGGGGTATGGAATTAGTGAAACATTTTCAGTAGGGATATGACAAGTCAAATTTAAATATAACCCTATCATCTCCACACATTGCAAGGACGTAAATATTTCTTGAGGAAATTAGACATAAAATCAAATATCCAAtttgatgtattcttttttttaaatttatttatttagtttttttaataaacatataatgtatttttatccccaggggtacaggtctgtgaatcgccaggtttacacatttcatagcactcaccatagcacataccctccccaatgtccatatccccaccaccctctcccgtcccccctccccccggcaaccctcagtctgttttttgagattgagtcttttatggtttgtctccctcccaatcccatcttctttcattttttcttttcctacccccgaaaccccccacattgcatctccacttcctcatatcagggagatcatatgatatttgtcttcctctgattgacttatttcgctaagcataataccctctagttccatccacatcatcgcaaatggcaagatttcatttcttttgatggctgtgtagtattccattgtacatatataccacatcttctttctccatcaaTTTGACGTATTCTTGCTTTACTCCTGCCTCTTCTCCAACAACACATTGCTCTCTCCCAGCTGTCTAATCACACGTGCTTCAGGTTGCCTCTAGGATCTCTTCAGTAATGTCTATTATCAGGAGCAGAACTATGTGGCATAGTGTCCTCCAAATAAGGCTGTTGTGAGGCTCATCCATGGATGGCTCTTGGCGATACAATGTGTCACTGCCCTCCAGATGCAAGACTGAAACTAACTACTGCTATGGTCCAAGGTCATATGCCCAGAACTAAGACAGTAGCAGTAAGTAAGACTTGAGAGAAGGAAATGGATTGAAGAAATATATAGAGAGGGAAGTTGAAATGGATTGGATGGCTAGTAGCCTGAGAACCAAGGAGGGCAATGGTAAATTTAGTTCTGGAGCTATTCTACCAAACAGCATTTAAACCAGTGGTTTCCAAACTTGGCTGCGCATTGGAATCAGTGGCTGAGCTTTGCAACAATACATATTCTAGAACATCACTCTGGAATTTTTAGATTCAGTACTCCTAGGGTGTGAAACAGGTATCCgcattttaagtaagctccaacGGTGATCAGAATGCACAACCCGAATTGGCACTTTTACTGTAGAATACTGCTCAATTCAGAGTTACTGGAGTATTAACTAGCACATAAATGGATACAGAAAAAATGTCTTGGTTATGATCCCATGGCTCCTGTTGTTGCAAGTGTATTTAGTAGAAATCTGAATATTCCCTTCCATTGCTATTCTGAGCAGATGTTCATTCCTCATTCATGAGAAATTAGGGTTTGAATATCCTGCACCTGTTGCCAAATCTTACCAATGGCagattctcaatttctttctctatACATCTATTAATCCAGTTCATAatgatttcttttatgtttagcATGTGCTTTTCCTGGCACAGAAAGATGTCCTCTGTATAAGCCTAACTTTGCACATACACAGATGATTCTATTAGTTACTCAGCAGATGTCCAAGACAATGGTTTTCCACAAGAGAACTGTATCCTGAAGATTAAACCATTTTGCCTTGAAAAGTGGccaagattttattctaagtTATTAAAAACCCTGTGAAGAAGTTGTATGTATAATGCACACAGTGTGACTCAGATTACCGACTGTGGAGAATATTGGGTGAAAAACAAACATATTGATTTGTTGATACTGTTCCCCAAAGTGGTGCTTCTCCATATGAAAGATATGATTGCTTTAGATAGGTTGAGCTGGTAAATTTGCTCTTCCCAGAGGTTTTAGTAGTTCTCTACTTACTTTTGCCAACCGTTCACTGGGGTGGTCACTAGATGTTCTCTTACATGGTACCAACTCTTGAGGATTATGTAACCTCTCTTTAGACATTAGTTAGTGATGGATACAGAGGTAATGACTGCacgtgtatttttttaaaaataaactcagtatTAACACATCTTACCAATACTCTTGAACTCTATTGAATGACGATCAAAACCTTGCCTATTGCAGTAGCGCTGCCAACAAAAACCAGACTCCACTGAAGTCCTTTCTCTTGTACCTGTTGGTAAGTTGTCTTGTATAACACCCTGGAAGCACGTGCTTCCCTACCTTCCTTCATACTTAGAAATCAGGGGGAGCAAGCTCATCTGGGCACTTTTGATTTCTAACAGTTTTGTTGACAAATGAATTCACAGCTGGATTTGAAGggcattgttcttttttttttttttatcattgtttaaatttattttcagcataacagtatttattgtttttgtaccacacccagtgctccatgcaatccgagccctctctaatacccaccacctggttcccccaacctcccacccccccacctcttcaaacccttcagattgtttttcagagtccatagtctgtcatggttcacctccccttccaatttcccccaactcccttctcctaactccccatgtcctccatggtatttgttatgctccacaaataagtgaaaccatatgataattgactctctctgcttgacttatttcactcagcataatctcttccagtcccgtccatgttgctacaaaagttgggtattcatcctttctgatggaggcatcatactccatagtgtatatgggatAGCACGAGGGAGATCTTGGGCATGGCGAAATAGTTCTGTATCTTAACTAAGGTGGTGCTTTTACCAATCCACATGATGGGATCAAATGACAAAGAGCTATACTTACACAtcatatcaatatcaatatcaattCCCTGGTTTTGATACTATACAGCGCGGAAGATGTAGCTGTTGAGAGAGACAGGGTGAAGGGTACAGAGGACATGTATGTACTTTCTTTGCACCTTCCTCTGAATTTATAATTAGTTCAAAATAAGTTGAGAAGAGAGCTCCTTGTCAGAGTCATTGTCCATTAGAGAGCAACAGCCCCAAGCAGtgtaggagcctgcttcttctagAACTGACGTTGTCTGCATTGTCTGCATTTCGGCCAGCACATACCAATGAGTCTGTCTCTTCACTCAGTTCTTTGCCTTGTATTTTGTCGATGCATAACCTTGGCAATTCAGGCCCAATTTctacctttaatattttttctcgTTCAATCCATAATGCCTAACAGTGTCTGGCCTGTGGCAGGCATTTTTGGCTGAAtgaacagaggaaggaaagatggtCTTATCTATCCTCCTAGAACTCTGAGTTCCTTGAGGGCTACAACAACAGATTCATCTATGTCGGCAAAACATCTAGCACAGTAGGCATTCAGTGAATGTTTTTGGAAGTAATAAATGGAATGTTATAAAATCAGCGAGGATTAttgttattaacattttaaaggcTCTAACTATCCTCCGCCAAAAGGAAGTTTTCATAATTTCCATCGACCTcacctttctttttaagatcttttatatttttttgaacaTAACTTAGGGCAACCTACTTTTAGCGAAGTAGTATTCTTCTGTATGTATGCCTATAAAACAGTAGTTTTCTAAGATAAGAGAATTATATTCAAAGTTGTTCTTGCAAATCACATCCTGCAGAGATACTAGATGGTTGTGGCAGCAGCTCTgctacttttcaaaataaattagtgAGCACTTGGGATCCAGGAGATGACTCTTCTTAACTGGTTGCCGCAAGGCTGGGAAAAGTAAGGAGCCCCACCAGAAGACCAATGAGCTGCAGaggccttatttttatttattttatttttatttttatttttattttattttgcccatACCTTTCATAGCTTCATTACTAGCCCACTGGCACTGTTTGAATCTTCAAGAAAGCAGCCTGTGTGCTTTGGTGGagaaagatggggagaaaaaaagacaagtatcTGATGCAAGTTATACCCTAATTTTCAAGACATTTCTTATATGGTCTCCCATTTTGTGAATATTCGACAAGGCTCCTTGGGGCGTAACACAGACAACCTAACACAAACAGGCTTTAAAGATGGAGAATTTGTTAGCTTATGTAAAAAAGTCCCGGGTGAGACTTGAACTAGGAGCCAAAACACTGTTACCCCAGCCTGGTGTGTCTCCACTCTTAGCTCTGCCCTCGCCTATGTTGTCTTCTTTATCGGGCTTTATCCAGTGACCTGCTAAATCTGCCCAAATTCAAGTATAGTAGTAAAGAGAGTAGATCTCTTCCCAGTAAATTCAGTACAGATCCGAGGATTCACTCTAATTGGACCAGCTGAAGTCTCATGTTCACTGATTAACTCATTACTGTGGCTGAGGGTGTCCTGGGAACCACTTGGCCCAGCCTGGGTCTTGCACTTTCCACCCTACTGGAATCAATTCAGTTCCAACTGAATGAAAGGGACAAAAAGTAAAATACCAACTCCGGAAGATATGTTGGGTACCATTCCTAGGAGAAAGAGGTAAGAGATGCTGGCAAGCCAACGCTGTAAACACCAAGCATATCTAGCACACTGCGTTTCGGTGCAGCAGGGCAGACGCTTATAGGTTCCCAGTGTGCCGCTGCCGCTTTCGGGCCTTTGCCTCTACCACTGCTCCTCGTGTTGCCTTTTGGGGGCgggtatgattttatttatttatttgacagagagaatgagcacaagcagcgggagcagcggagggagaagcaggggggctgagcagggaaccctatgcagggttcaatcccaggacctggagatcaggacctgagccgaaggcagacgcttatgtgactgagccacccaggtgctcctttcctttttttaatagttaaggGATTTTGTTCCAGTAGCTGTAGTTACAGTGCTTGTCTGTCTCCTGGGCAGCTGTGTAAGCCCAAGCACAAGTACAAACGCAGGGAATGTGGGATAACCCAAGACAGAGCGAATCACAGGGACCCTGTGGTGACCATGAGGGACCGTGGCTGGTTCTGCTCCATCTCCCGGTGGACTCGACTCTAGCCGCTGCCGCAGAACTGATACGAGGCACGGTTCTCCCTTCGGTGGGTTCAGTTCTCCTTATCTTTATATGTAACTGCTTTTAAAATGCTCTGAGTTCAGTTTAAAAACCAACCACCGAAATGGATCTCAACACAGATCTAACGCCCGAGGAGGCGAGTCGGGCTGATCTGACATCGCAGCTCCTGGAGGCCCCGTGTGCCTGAAACCCCTTCTCAGTATTGAACAGTGGGTTGATTTTctctttacaattaaaaaaaaaaaaaaaaggctgagtgATACTGCATAGGAGTTCCACAATCAGCCTCATTGGGAACAAACAcaatttacattaaataaaaacctgGCTGCCGGCTGTGTCTACGCATTGACAGGCTGGTGAAGCACGCTGTGACCGACCGTGTAGACAGCTTCTGGCTCTCACACCACAGGAGAGTAAAGCAGGGTGGAAGGGGGAGTCGGcagtggttggggggggggagcgcAGCTCACTTCTGATTCCGGAACTGATTGGACAGCCAGTCGGGTCCCTCATAGGGCCCGGCCCGGTGGTGGCTCAGGTGGCCTGACTGTACCAGTTCCTGGGGTACAGGGAGCGCAGCCCCAGCCTGTCCGTGATCTCAGCTGCATTCGTGGTGTCGGGGAGGTCCTGCTCTCTGTCACTTCTGTCAGCTGTGAAGATGAGACCTTGTGTGTTCTGGAAGCGGTGGTGCCACAGAGGCAGGGCCTTGTCCTGGCCACCTGAGTCCCACACGGTGAGGCTGATGCTCTTGTCCTCCATGGTGTCCATGGTTTCCACAGTGAAGCCTGTGGTGGGAACGGTGGCCACGATCTCACCCAGCTTCTGTTTGTATGCGATGGTGGTCTTTGTGCAACATCCACGCCCACCACGAGAACGCATGCGCATTTCTTTTTTGCCAAAAAGGCCCTTAAAGAGGTTCGTGAAGATATTTCCCATGCTGTGGACGGGTGGGAGGAACACTGGCCAGAGGAAGCCCTCGGGGGCCACCACGAGGCTACTGCTCTGAGCCAAGTGTTGGTTTTCCTCCCAACCCTCCTAGTGCCTTCTTGTCAAAAAACTATCTGTCCTTCGAGGGACTGTCCAGTTTAAATGTCCCTTTCTTTGGCAGGCCTCCCCTCAGTCCTCAATCCTTGGTCAAATGCATTTCTCTTACTGTGTGTTTCTATAGTACTTTTGAGCCTCTGCTCTAACATCCCCTTATAGTCTGTTTGGTATGGTAGTGACctgcatttgtttctttatttccctaGATGACCAGCTTTTTGAGGTTAGGCCCTGAATCTGTTATAGCTTTGCATTGCCCACAGAGTCCTAGTGACTTGGCCATACCCACAGTATATTCTTGCTGAATTATTGActtgaaattaatttgaataattgatcttttttttccatttcagcatGCTCTGTCAGTGGTCTGTTTTCACTCCTGCAAAACTGCTCTGGGGCATggatttatttttgaagttttcccactttttcttcaacttcaataagaaataaatttatacttatttttattcaaaatcatCCTTCAGTTGCTAGTTTGTCTATCCTAAGATTGGGTTTGAGTAAGTTTCAGATTGTCTTGAGACTGGAAGGCCTTGACCCACCTTATATCCTTCATAGATTTTATATCCGAAACCAAATCTATTATGCATGGTGTGGCTTTAAGCCACACTGTATCATCAGCCAGAATTAATAACAATTAAAACAGGgtctttcggggcacctgggtggctcagtgggttaaggcctctgcctttggcttgggtcaggttcccagggtcctgggatcgagacctgtgtcgggctctctgctcagcggggagcctgcttcctcctctctctctctctctgcctctctgcctacttgtgatctctgtcaaatgaataaataaaatcttttttaaaaaagtatgttcaAAAACCCAGGGTCTTTCTATTACAAATTAAATTCAGCATTTTATAACTCACCAACAAAATCTGATTGACTTGAGTACTCTTCTGACCTGTTTAAAATGGATATATAgtgggcgcctgcgtggctctgtcagttaagcccCTACCTTTGCTTTCGGCTctggttttgatctcagggttgtgagactgagccccatgtctggctctgagcTCTGCATGAATTTgacttgagattgtctctctgcccctcctcctctacctctccccactgcttgtgcagcctctctctccaaaacaaataaataaatctttaaaatcaaaaaataagaaagtaataaaatggaGAGATAATGATACATCTTCTCTGCTAGTGGAGCTGCAAAGACCAGTGGTTAATCCTACACAAGTGAGATCAATAGgatgaaaatgggaaaatactCAGTGTAATAGAGCTTTACTGTGCACTTACTGTGGCTTTATGCCCTTTGCTTTGTGTGGatgatgaataaaacataaaaatcctcatTGCACATGCCTATgcacagaacatttttattttttaatttaattaattaatttgagagagagaaggagcaggagaatgcttggcagggagcctgacgctgggctcaataccaggaccctgagatcatgacccaagctgaaggcaggcgcttaaccaactgagccacccaggcgccgtacACAGAACCTTTAAAATAACATAGTAAGGCCAGTGATCAAGTTTCTCAGACTACTATAGGAGGATGGAGAAACAGAACTTAACCCAGAACAGGAACATAAAGTACGAATttatgaatgcaaaaaaaaaaaaagaatttatgaatgCAGTTAGTCACCTAGTGTTTCCAAATAGATGTTTGCATTGTTTGCATTGTATAGAGAGTCTGTGGCTTGGAGACCTTATTCAGGGTCACTTAAGGAGACCGGCATCTATAGACTGGCATTTCCAGTCAGTCTCAATCTGCTTGTTAAATATTACTGTCCTTCTCACATCATGTCTATTATTGCTAGAATTAATGAATCACAACCACAGAAGAATCTTTCTATGACATAATATATTTAAGACAAAAAGATCTACAAAGTAAAGTAactaagaaacttaaaaaaatattgtattcgTAAGCAGAAATGAGTTCCACACCTACCATATCACTGAGGAAATGAGTATGCATTCTACTGTGTCTGGCCGGATGTCAAAATTTGGCAGAGTGCCTGCAAACAAGAAAGTTTCCCAGTTAGGGTCCCCTGATTTTGGAGACGGCAGTTAGGAATAAAATTCATATACAGGCTTACATGTCACTCTGACACAGGAAGCAAATGTGATACAGTAATTTTCCCAAAATTTCATTAAAGTGTTAATCTCACTCTTCCAAATAAAATGAGCTGAAGCTGATTTGAAAGCTGTGCACATTCCTGGGCTCCGTAAAGTTAACTAACCTCAACCCATCAAGATAAATGTAGGGTACTGCATATTTAAGATGAATTACATGTCTTGGTGGGTAATTTTCAAGCATATATGAGAGAgatgatattaataataaaccAAGCCAGAGAATTGCTTATTTTtcagtgaaaacaaaaaatacatcatttagaGTTGTCAGTCCAAATGTGTTGGTTTCTTTGGTAGTTACTTCTCCCCTGAAGTCTCCTCTGGGATTTTACTGAATTGTATGACTCTTGTGTAGAACTCTTGATACATAGTTTGCTAGGGAGGGAAAAACTTTTCAGCTAATGAAACCGTATATTTTATGGTTATATATACTCGATCTAGgaacatgaaaacataaaataaaccttcaaacaaaaaaatgtttctggattTTGAACTTGGGAGTTTACACCAGGCTTCTATGCAATGAGACATGTTAAGtgcagttattctttttttttttttttaagatttatttatttatttatttgacagagagagatcacaagtaggcagagaagcagagagagaggaagagaagcaggctccctgctgagccgagagcccgatgcggggctcgatcccaggaccctgggatcatgacctgagccgaaggcagcggcttaacccactgagccacccaggtgcccctatagggtttttttttaagattttatttatttatttgacagacagagatcacaagtagacagagaggcaggcagagagagagagagaagcaggctccctgctgagccgagagcccgatgcggggctcgatcccaggaccgtgggatcatgacctgagccgaaggcagcggcttaacccactgagccacccaggcgccccaagtgcaGTTATTCTTTTACCTAATCATCTCTTTCCATCTTCCATCTCCCGTACATCTGGTGTATATTTTCACTTGGGTATTTCACAAGTGCGGTGTATTCAAATTCAATCATTACCTTACTCATAAACTCACCGCTCCTGTGTTCCCAGTCCTGTATACGACACGACCATTGACTCATTCACTCAGGAGTAATATTTACAGGTTATCCTTAGTATTCTTGTTAGCTTTACTTCCATATCCTGTTAATTCCATCTCATTAATAGCCCTAAATACCTGACAagtgccttattttttttaaagtttatttaagagagagcgtGTGTATGAGCATGCGATCCtgagtgggggagtggcagagcgAGAGGatctcaggcagattccctgTGAGCATGGAGGCCAGTGCAgggctgatctcaggacccatgagatcatgacctgagctgaaaccaagagtcagttgcttaaccaaatgagccaacaGGCACCTCCACAACTGCCTTATTTTAGACATTAATTATCTCTCAGCTGGATTGTTTTAATAGTCACCTAGTTTGTCTCTTCTTGTTGATCTTATCCTTAAAAACCCTCTTACTCTCATGAAAATCTAGATCTGTTTTTGTCATTCCCAATGGTCCCACACTGTCTATAGGAGAAAATTCCAGACTCCTTAGGATGGCATTTAAGACACTTCATGATCCGGTGTCACGCCAGTATCAGTGAGAAGGTatagtaaaaaatacatatatgccTTTACAATGGCACTAAAAGGTTCCTCCTTCAgctagttctttatttctccttcctttcagaGGCAAACTTTTTAAGAGTTGCCTATATTTGTATCTTCATTACCTTATgatctctttactttttaaaccACTTCAGCCTGTTCCTATTTCTCCACCATCAGTGTTTCCACAAAAATGTCTTGCTCCATAGTTACCATTGACCGCCATATTTGTCCAAGAAATAGTTTCAGTCTTCCGTTGACCAGACAGCTATATTACATATGACAGAACTGACAAGTCATGAGCACTCCTTTGAATCTTAAGAAACCTTTGGATTCTCCTCCTACCTTTCTAGTTGCTCTTTCAGAATTCTCCTTTGAGGACTCATTATCATTTAGCCGACCCTTAAATGTTGGATTTCCTCAGGGATCTTTGTCCCCCTTCATGTCTCACTTTTGCCATAGGCAAAATCACATACTCCTTGAGTTCCGATATAAGCAGATGACTCATAATGTTGTATCTCTAGCACAGATCTTTGAGCTCTAAAACTGCATATTCAACTCTTTTCTTGGCATATATACTTGAATACAGAAtacacactttaaaaatgaatgtacccagggggtctgggtggcacagtcagttaagcatccaactcttggtttcagctcaggtcgtgatctcagggtcatgagattgagccccgcgaCAGGGTCCATGcacagtgtagagtctgcttgagattctctttccttctccctctgcccctccccactctgtgctctctctctaagataaataaataaacctttaaaaaatacataaataggggcacctgggtggctcagtgggttaaagcctctgccttcggctcaggtcatggtctcagggtcctgggatcgagccccgcatcgggctctctgctcagcagggagcctgcttcctcctctctctctgcctgcctctctgcctacttgtgatctttctctttttctgtcaaataaataaacaaaatctttaaaaaaatacataaataaaaatcagtgtaTCCAAAGGTGAACTTTTCATTGT belongs to Lutra lutra chromosome X, mLutLut1.2, whole genome shotgun sequence and includes:
- the LOC125092129 gene encoding ADP-ribosylation factor 1-like, translating into MGNIFTNLFKGLFGKKEMRMRSRGGRGCCTKTTIAYKQKLGEIVATVPTTGFTVETMDTMEDKSISLTVWDSGGQDKALPLWHHRFQNTQGLIFTADRSDREQDLPDTTNAAEITDRLGLRSLYPRNWYSQAT